Proteins from a genomic interval of Clostridium sp. 'deep sea':
- a CDS encoding MerR family transcriptional regulator, with protein sequence MELKTIRQVSLDYGVSRRMLSYYEEMGLIKSSRVDNYAYRVYNKNAIQRLQQIIILRKLQIPVKQIKDILNNQNALEITEIFSRKISELDQEITAISTLKSILMRFVDELKEKADVYLKLEVLNDKTMLAIVSNLAFCENKIKEKISLEELNEPNEVLNKLADKDVRIVYLPPMTVAAAYATGEGCEGKANATITQFVRESGLLNIKPDARSFGFDCSKETRTLGETSLAYEAWVSIPNDLELPAPLLKRTFNGGLYAAHVLRTWDFQDWRLLNDWVNASDKYDSDCLETVSGGGFEETLNYYNFIKNGSNMNDLQLDLLFPIKEKNKINNLLLFNPNPIFQEAKNK encoded by the coding sequence ATGGAATTAAAAACTATAAGACAAGTTTCATTGGATTACGGTGTTTCGAGAAGAATGTTATCTTATTATGAAGAAATGGGACTGATAAAAAGTAGTCGCGTAGATAATTATGCGTACAGGGTTTATAACAAAAATGCAATACAACGACTGCAACAAATCATCATCTTACGTAAGTTGCAAATTCCGGTGAAGCAGATTAAAGATATTCTCAATAACCAAAATGCTTTAGAGATCACTGAGATATTTAGTCGGAAAATAAGTGAACTAGATCAAGAAATAACAGCCATATCTACTCTTAAATCGATATTAATGCGCTTTGTAGATGAGCTGAAAGAAAAAGCAGATGTATATTTGAAACTTGAAGTATTAAACGACAAAACCATGCTTGCCATTGTTAGTAATCTTGCATTTTGTGAAAATAAAATTAAGGAAAAGATATCGCTGGAAGAATTAAATGAGCCAAATGAAGTTTTAAACAAACTGGCAGACAAAGATGTGCGGATTGTATATCTGCCACCCATGACTGTTGCTGCTGCTTATGCAACAGGAGAAGGTTGCGAAGGCAAGGCGAATGCTACAATAACACAATTTGTAAGAGAAAGTGGATTGCTAAATATTAAACCCGACGCCCGTAGTTTTGGTTTTGATTGCTCTAAAGAGACAAGAACACTCGGAGAAACTTCCCTTGCATATGAGGCGTGGGTATCTATTCCTAACGACCTAGAGTTACCTGCACCTTTATTAAAACGAACTTTTAACGGTGGTTTATACGCTGCACATGTGTTAAGGACTTGGGACTTCCAAGACTGGCGTTTATTAAACGATTGGGTTAATGCAAGCGATAAATATGACAGTGACTGCCTAGAAACTGTTTCAGGAGGAGGGTTTGAAGAAACATTGAATTATTATAATTTTATAAAAAATGGCAGTAATATGAACGATTTGCAACTTGATTTATT